The following proteins are co-located in the Psilocybe cubensis strain MGC-MH-2018 chromosome 5, whole genome shotgun sequence genome:
- a CDS encoding Alpha-L-rhamnosidase: MGARRVCWYVYMKNDENHELMLMIVPTLSALTVENRAEPLGIDVIPRFSWIISSSVDNDAQSSYRLRVSAGTTPADGEIWDTGIISSKRSYLIEYGGPTLASDTQYSWTVEVTTASGSTSASSKFSTGLLTNSDWGSSLWIGKPAPADGPSADLISSFQNSSWIWTPETNPPNAPAGDRVFRRTYVPPPGRRVVSADILITADDQFTMYADGTLVGSSPTTADIWKDAQFFSIPLSSNTPAFAVRATNLPDVGTGGDGPAGLLASIKIHLDNGNAEFVPTDSSWLSDKSIPSDWSSVNASTTGWLSSNVLGRYGQGPWSNQVVIPTSTSKSVLSFAQSNWIWSSESNPLLAPPGSRAFRKTFTAPSGKTLQSATILITVDDGFDLYVNGDSVGVSPNETDIWKSAQKFTVNVSGSSALFAVLAKNTPDPTSGGGNPAGVLSAVQITFTDNSTQTFVSDTTWRVNSAVPDGFELPSTDDSSWPFATSIGLYGINPWGTQVTISESLTEHPAPLLRKEFTVSKPISFARLYYAAGGYASITINGAPASDHVLTPGFTKYDTELQYVALDVHSLLQSGTNAIGAELGRSHYGVTQGSVWNWNSAPWHGEPRVRMVLSIGFTDGTLSRVVTDETWQFIDGPTRLDDVFGGENFDASYIQHGFDSPGFNASAWGQAAIMSAPLGTLVNQNQPPTRVVQSLLPVNITQPQTGIFVAHYERVVAGWVKLTASGPAKTLITIHFGEKLNPDGTVIYQDTQHYYANNFQTDRFWLAGTGSAEVFEPKFSYKGYQYVQIEGWPTNSPPPTAADVIGRVVHDDLTYRGGFQSSSDLLNKMHKAAVYTLLNNVHSIPTDCPTFEKNGWTGDAMLGTEMFLVNLDSQDLLAKYVRDVDESRPNGSGPPAVIAPDSGWGANNQAPTWHSAFIFIPWWIYQYRGDERILANHYDSMKNYVNFELGRSPNNIAQTSLGDWDTPETSPLGGNPPEDSRVSATAFLYQMLTVMGEIATVLNKSSDASTFSTQAQNVKGAFNNAFLNPTTGYYTGVGDSGYRQTHNILALAFGLAPNTSIQKVADSISQDISSRGTHLNTGALGTKFLLPVLTDFGHGDTAFAVSQQTTFPSWGYWIENGATTMWEHWLLTARSHDHLFLGTFEDWLYKHVAGIQATAPAFEIVKISPLLSSPLNAASAWTMTPFGNLSVAWTKDSTRTTVNVVVPVGVTAVISIPGANNVTVGSGTHTFLSSN; encoded by the exons ATGGGTGCGCGACGCGTTTGCTGGTACGTCTACATGAAGAACGACGAGAATCATGAGTTAATGCTTATGATAGTACCCACACTGTCTGCTTTAACGGTCGAAAACCGGGCTGAACCACTGGGAATCGATGTAATCCCTCGTTTCTCGTGGATTATATCTTCTTCAGTGGACAATGATGCCCAAAGTTCATACCGACTGCGGGTCTCAGCTGGGACAACGCCCGCGGACGGCGAAATATGGGATACAGGAATAATTTCATCGAAAAGGTCGTACCTGATCGAATATGGCGGGCCCACACTGGCTTCTGATACCCAATATTCATGGACCGTCGAGGTCACGACCGCATCAGGCAGCACCTCTGCTTCATCCAAATTCTCCACAGGCCTATTAACTAATAGTGACTGGGGTTCCAGTTTATGGATTGGCAAACCAGCACCCGCTGATGGTCCTTCCGCTGATTTAATTTCTTCGTTTCAAAACTCGTCATGGATATGGACTCCTGAGACTAATCCACCAAATGCACCCGCTGGCGACAGAGTTTTCCGACGTACCTATGTTCCTCCACCTGGACGACGTGTTGTGTCTGCCGATATCTTAATCACAGCAGACGATCAATTTACAATGTACGCTGACGGGACACTCGTTGGATCCTCACCCACCACTGCAGATATCTGGAAAGACGCACAGTTTTTCTCCATCCCTTTGTCATCTAATACTCCCGCTTTTGCGGTACGTGCCACCAACCTGCCTGATGTGGGAACCGGTGGTGATGGCCCTGCGGGACTGCTCGCCTCTATCAAGATTCATCTCGACAACGGCAATGCGGAATTTGTACCCACTGATTCTAGTTGGCTATCAGACAAATCAATTCCAAGCGATTGGAGCTCGGTGAACGCATCGACCACGGGGTGGCTCTCCTCCAATGTTCTAGGTCGTTATGGACAAGGACCATGGTCGAACCAAGTTGTGATtcccacatccacatccaaatCTGTCTTGTCATTCGCTCAGTCTAACTGGATATGGTCGTCCGAAAGTAATCCTCTCCTAGCTCCACCCGGATCCCGAGCATTTCGAAAGACGTTTACGGCGCCTAGCGGAAAGACGCTTCAATCTGCTACAATCCTGATTACAGTGGACGATGGTTTTGACTTGTATGTTAACGGGGACTCTGTTGGGGTCTCACCCAACGAAACGGATATCTGGAAGTCAGCACAGAAGTTCACCGTTAATGTATCTGGCTCTTCCGCCTTATTTGCTGTTCTAGCAAAAAATACACCTGACCCAACTTCTGGCGGTGGTAATCCAGCTGGTGTTCTGAGCGCCGTACAAATCACTTTCACCGACAATTCAACACAAACATTTGTGTCAGACACTACATGGCGAGTTAATTCCGCTGTTCCAGACGGATTTGAACTTCCCTCCACAGACGACTCCTCTTGGCCATTTGCAACTTCCATCGGATTGTATGGAATAAATCCGTGGGGTACTCAAGTCACAATATCAGAATCTCTCACAGAACATCCTGCCCCGCTCCTCCGCAAAGAGTTTACTGTCTCCAAACCCATTTCATTTGCACGACTATACTATGCTGCGGGTGGTTATGCCAGCATTACTATCAACGGCGCTCCAGCCTCCGATCATGTCCTGACTCCAGGATTCACCAAGTACGATACTGAACTTCAATACGTCGCCCTTGATGTTCATTCTCTTCTCCAATCCGGCACAAATGCGATAGGGGCCGAGCTGGGCCGGAGCCATTATGGTGTGACCCAGGGAAGTGTCTGGAATTGGAATTCTGCGCCATGGCACGGTGAACCACGAGTTCGAATGGTTCTTTCGATTGGATTCACGGATGGGACGTTGTCAAGAGTCGTCACTGATGAAACTTGGCAGTTTATTGACGGTCCTACACGCCTGGATGACGTCTTTGGAGGGGAAAACTTTGACG CGAGTTACATACAGCATGGTTTTGACTCACCTGGATTTAACGCGTCGGCATGGGGTCAAGCAGCAATCATGTCGGCTCCATTGGGCACACTCGTCAATCAAAATCAGCCTCCCACGCGTGTCGTGCAAAGCTTGCTTCCAGTAAACATCACTCAACCTCAAACAGGAATCTTCGTCGCCCATTATGAGCGTGTAGTCGCGGGGTGGGTCAAACTAACAGCGTCCGGGCCTGCGAAAACGCTTATCACCATCCACTTTGGAGAGAAGTTGAAT CCAGACGGAACAGTAATTTATCAGGATACCCAGCATTATTATGCAAACAACTTCCAAACAG ACCGGTTTTGGTTGGCTGGAACTGGATCTGCAGAGGTATTCGAACCGAAGTTCAGCTATAAGGGATACCAGTATGTCCAGATTGAAGGATGGCCTACGAACTCCCCGCCGCCGACCGCCGCAGATGTTATTGGACGTGTTGTTCACGACGATCTTACGTATCGCGGGGGGTTTCAATCGTCCAGTGACCTCCTCAATAAAATGCATAAAGCAGCCGTATACACGCTTCTTAACAATGTCCATAGTATCCCTACTGACTGTCCGACATTTGAGAAGAACGGTTGGACTGGTGATGCGATGCTGGGCACG GAAATGTTCCTTGTCAATCTAGATTCCCAAGACCTTTTGGCGAAGTATGTGAGAGATGTTGATGAAAGTCGCCCAAACGGATCTGGTCCACCTGCCGTCATCGCACCAGATAGTGGATGGGGTGCAAATAACCAAGCACCTACCTGGCA CTCTGCATTTATCTTCATCCCTTGGTGGATATACCAGTATCGAGGTGATGAGAGGATCCTGGCAAATCATTACGATAGCATGAAGAACTATGTCAACTTTGAACTAGGCCGCTCTCCAAACAACATTGCTCAAACTTCACTGGGTGATTGGGATACGCCGGAGACAAGTCCCTTGGGAGGTAATCCACCAGAGGATTCTCGAGTATCTGCAACAGCCTTCCT ATATCAGATGCTAACCGTCATGGGTGAAATCGCTACAGTACTCAACAAGTCATCAGACGCGTCAACATTTTCGACTCAGGCACAGAATGTTAAGGGTGCATTCAACAACGCTTTCTTAAACCCTACCACTGGATACTACACCGGCGTTGGAGATTCGGGATACCGTCAAACACATAACATTCTCGCCCTTGCATTTGGTCTTGCCCCCAATACGAGCATTCAAAAAGTTGCGGATAGCATATCACAGGACATTTCCTCCCGCGGAACGCATCTCAATACAGGAGCTCTTGGGACAAAATTCCTACTCCCCGTGCTAACTGACTTTGGCCACGGAGATACCGCGTTTGCTGTATCGCAACAAACAACGTTTCCTAGTTGGGGATATTGGATTGAAAATGGCGCAACCACCATG TGGGAGCATTGGTTATTGACCGCTCGCTCTCACGATCAT CTATTCCTTGGTACATTTGAAGATTGGTTATACAAGCATGTTGCCGGTATTCAGGCAACCGCGCCTGCCTTTGAGATTGTCAAAATCTCTCCATTACTGTCTTCTCCTCTCAATGCCGCTAGCGCATGGACTATGACACCGTTTGGTAATCTCAGCGTCGCCTGGACCAAAGACTCAACACGGACAACTGTTAACGTTGTTGTTCCTGTTGGGGTCACGGCTGTAATTAGCATTCCCGGTGCCAACAAT GTCACTGTTGGTTCCGGAACACATACTTTTTTGTCCTCAAATTAA